From Triticum aestivum cultivar Chinese Spring chromosome 7B, IWGSC CS RefSeq v2.1, whole genome shotgun sequence:
ATTGCCGGCTGCCACCCCGCGCTACCGCCTCCGTGCGCAGGTTCGTTCGTGGAGCGTGAGGAGTGCATGACCTGCCTTCACCGCGGCCTGGTCCTCCCCACTATCGTGAAGCTCGCCCGCATCGCCgccccaattgctcaggatgacggaTGAAGATCCTGCAACAGCGACGTGGGTGAGGGATGCAGCCGACGATGGAGGGATGATTTTCGTGGCTAAACCCTCCCTATCAAAATAACTACTTAAAAAAGGCAAAGATCGATGCATTAGGAAAATTAGGATTTGGAATTGATTGTCATAAAACAAAATTTTATTAATTGATAACGTGCTATCGGTACATGCCCGTTTATAACGTGTCTAGTTAGGAAACTTTGGAAAAGTTAGGAAAGTTTTTATTGTGAGGGTAAAAAAATCAATGTGAGGAGATATGGTGGTGGGAtatgagacgaaaataaaccggacgaaaataaaccagacgaaatataaccagacgaaaataaaccgtggacgcaatcctaccaactgctccattaggagtagagatattgaTCTCTAAGTGCACCCAGCCTCATGTACACACAACAACACGAATCAATCGCAGCCGCACGATCAGAGCCACTTAATTTAATCTAACCGTTAAGATCATAATATACTAACCCCATCAAAACAGCGTTTAGCGATTTGTCCAGGCGGACGAAAACTCTGCTGCAAACGCTCCATGCCCCGCATCCCGTTGGCATCCGGTAAACTAGGAAACAAACACCCCATGGAGAATAAATTAGGCGTTTAAAAAAGAGAAAGTACCATGCATGCGGAGGAGCAATGGATGGAAGCTTACCACGCGAGAGAACAGGGTCGCATGCATCACGTATTTAGGTAGTTACTGTTTCCGCTAATCAAGGTAGAAAACCAAGAAAATAAAGCAAAACAATCTtggatattcttcccaaaaatcctTCCAAAAAAATCTGCAAATACGACGCCTTGATACAAACAAAGGCGTGGCCCAGCATCTCTTCACGTCGCTCCCCGGCGCAGCGAACGTGCTCGCCGCCGACGTCCACGCTGCCGTGTGCGGGAGCACGGACCGCTTGGGCTACTGACACGCCATCATGGTATTCCATGGTCGACGCCGTCAAAAGCGATCTCTTCATCCAATCGGACAAGAACCTCCTGCGAGTCCGCCGCCGTTGAGGGGGTCTTAAAGCTGCTCGGCCATGCGTGCGATGTCTTCTCCTCcggcccctgcgccgccgccgccttctccgaTCGTGCAGGATTGGTCGCACCACCCGGCAAAAAGAAGAGTATGTCTCGGCCGGCGCGCATGCAATTGAACCTGGATGGTCACACGAACTCAGATCACCGCCAGAATCACCATAAACGTACGTGAGTACGGCTCCTTCAAGGGCACACAGAATTTTTCCTCGAGGGTAGGAAGCTCGCTAGGTCAGCCATGCGGCATGCCCGCATCGTCGATGTCGTCAAGACAGATACAATACCTTCAGGCTAtactcttcctcttcatcttctccaCCTTCATTGCACTGGAATCTCATGTGTCCCCAGCGGCCCCGCCTCCATGTCTGATGAGAAGAATCTCTACAATATGCATGCATCTTGTCAACTCAATCGCCTCTTATATTATTTAAATCTCAGACAGATAGCCACGTTTGAGGCAGGAACTGCAATTACTTTAGCCAGTGGGATCTATTATGTGAGGGAACGGACATGCCATAGGGCACATGTGAGTCCCCTGGTTGCTCTTTCTATTTCTATTCTTATTTTTCTGTTGGTTCTAATCGTCTTGATACTTTTCGCATGACAGTACCTGCATCTTTGTGCTACTACTATCTATTGGCACCATGTCTGACATTTGCTGTCTTTTTGCACATCAGGTTTCTGTGTTTTGTGTTTTTGTGGAAACTGCTATGACCAATAGAAGGTAATAAAGTGTTTTAGGGAGAGTGATGTGCTACTATAAAGTTGCATAGGAGCATAGGCTATGTAAGTGGGATTGATACTCTGGTATTTTGTTAGTTGGTATGGCAGCTTTGATACTCCATATAATGTTTTCTTTTACAAAACATAAACAACAGTATAGACTATATTTTCATTTCAGTTTGAAATTGCAGCAATATAATCtgaaatgaactaagttttcattTCAGTCGCAGTTAAAGCTATGGAAGTAGTTTCGCACCCCTTCAAACTCGAGTGTTTCTCCTAATAGCTGCCCACCTAGTAGAGGTAACTCTTTTTATGAATTTCTTGTCGTGGGCAAAATGAATTGAATTTCTTGGGTTCAAGGTTTTCTTTTCTTCCTCCTAATAGCTGCCCACTTGCTGGTAGAGGTAACTCTTTTTGTTGTATCCATCCTCTGATCATATATATGCAgtgtgggagggagggagagggagaagttcATCGAGTAGGCACGCCTTTCTAAGACTTGCACATTGtgaaatactacctccgtcccatgTTAGTTGTCGtacaaacggatgtatctagcgaCATATGTCGGCGACAACTAATATGGGACAGATGGAGTATAACACACCTGTGTGGGTGACCTTTTGAGGAAGGGAGAGGTAGAGAAGTTTATAGTGACACAATTTAAAAGATCAAGAACACATTGCCGTGAAGAGCATGTTGTGCAATATAACAAATAGCACACAGTTATGTGTTTGGAGTTcttagggggtgggggggggggggggggctggaagGGAGGGTGAGCTGGATGCACAATTGTCAGCAGTGACAAGCTTAGATTGGGGATGTGAAGAGGTGCATATGCATGATACATTCCAATTCACGGGCAGATACCTTGATTTGTTACAAGTGTGAGTAATCTCATTTGAATATATTACGATCCATTCCATAGATTTGTACTCACTTTATTGTTCGGCATAGTTGAATTGTCTGTGTCCAAAATGCATATGATTTTATTATGTACGCTCACACTAGATGCCACCACACAATAACAACTTATAATAACCGGTTCTTTTAGAATTATAAATGGAAGTACATACTGATTTTAGCTTCTAGGCAAATGTTTGTAGATTCCCCTTCAATCTGAATCACATGAAGTGGAGAGTTCACCAGAGTCCGTGGAAGAAATCTACATGCCATTATGAGGAAAGAGGGAACAACCCGATATGCGACACCGAAGAGTGTAAATTgtagttttattttcttcttcAAACATGTCCTTTTTTGGGACCAATTTAGGTTGTATACTGAAATCATGTTCTCTATACTATAATCATGTTGTTCTAAGAAGTGTCGACCTAGAATTAgcttgtccaatgactcgatatgTTTAACAATGGGAGTTTGGAGGATTAGTTAGTATTTAAGCCCAGTTAGTCAATATGATTAAAATGGGGGTTTGGAAGATTAATTAGTAGATTTTCATCGTTTATAACCTATAGAGACTGAATGAATGAAACAATATATAATTATTTAATGTGGCAATGTGACCACCATGGTGTTCAATTTACCTAAATATTTTTTTCtcagacgtgcgttgcacgtgcaagcttactagtttcAGAAAAGACAGAGAAATTCCACTATAAAATTTGATGGGACTTTGAACTGATGTCTTTGCTAACTTGATCATTGTGGTTGCAGTGTGCCTAAGCGTAGAACAACCACACTCTTGATCAATCTCTGCTGATGTACATTGTGGCAATCTCTTGGTCCGTGTCTCATATCATAGAATAAACAGAGAGCCAGCATGTCTTCTGGCAGCCTTGTATTTGCATGACGTGTTGAGGTTCCGTCCAGCTTAAACCCAACCCAAGCCCCAGGCGATAGCATAAGTTCAGTTCGAAGAGTAGAGCTGAGCAGTTTTTTGGTCCAGGCAGTCTCAAAACTGGAAAGCTCcgcttttcaaaaagaaaaaaagaaaaagaaagaaagaagggaaagcgCCGATTGCAAAATCGCCTTGCGCCGTCGCACGCCTTGCCTTGGAAGGAACCAGTAGATGCAGATGAATTCCCATAAACCACCCTACCCGTGGGCGTGAGCCCTGGCGATACATAAACACATCGGTCGATCCCCAGTTTCACGTCTGGATCGATCGTCGCTTCTGCCTCTGCGTATGCCTTCATCGATCGAGTTCAGGCTGTAAGTTATGGGAGCTAGCTGCTGTTGATCCCATCTCTCTACCTAGAGTCGAGATCTCTTGCCGGCCCGTTTCTGAACGTAGTTCTGAATTTATCCTTACTAGTTCGATCGAGTTCATCCAGTCGGGCGGTTTAGTCTTGTAATTGACTTCTTTCAGTAGTTGTATCGATCGCTAGTGATCTGAACAAGGCTTGTTACTACTTCCTAGTAATTTATTAGTCGCCCTAGTTAGTCCTAAGGGGATTTTTTTACTCTTGTACGTGCaacatatacttcctccgtcccaaaataagtgactcaactttgtactagctttagttgagtcacttattttgggacggaggaagtacgtaATTTACTATCTATTCCTCCAAATTATTTACTCATGATTGGTATTGTCATTCGATAGATGAAGCTCTTCGTCGAAACCCTCGCGGGCAAGACGATCACCGTCAAGGTCGATCCGTCGGACACCATCAACGTTGTCAAGGCCAAGATTCAGGATCAGCAGCGCCTTACCTTTGGCGAGAAGGAGCTGGAGGACAGACGCACCGTGGCCGATTACAGCATCCAGGATGAATCCTCTCTTCGTCTTGATCTGCGCTACCAGAGAAAGCGGAAGCAGCCAAGTGTCATGCGTGGTGAGCAGCCCAAATCTGCAAAAAAGAAGAGAATAGAGTATCAAATCTTTCTCAAAGGGCTTGTAGACAACACCACCGCCCTTGAGGTTGCCTACTCGGATACTGTCAGAAGAGTCAAGGAGATGATCCGGGACCGGCAGGGCATTCCCGTGGATGAGCAGAGGCTGATCTATGCAGGGAAACAGCTTGAAGATGGTCGCACCATGGATGACTATGGCATAAAGAAGGAAACTACACTTCACCTCTTGCTCCGCCTCCGATCATGCGGTCCTAATAATTGCCCAAGAGTACCTATCCCAAGAGTGGTAACCTAGTTTTCCGTCCCGTCTGCTTCTATGAGAAAGTCTACACGCTAGTGATTAATTACCAAGCACAATACAccctctatgaacagtaaattcaagacaaattcaaaaaaatctgaaactttgggaCTTCAAATATGATCAGACTTTCGATGATCTGGCAAAGTTTCAGCTCAAAATAACAATCGAGGAGCCCTCACCTAAACAAGCAAAATCATTGTTCAAAGTTTATGTACACTTTTGAGCagtgaatttgttttttttttgtgagGGCTCCATGAAGGTTATTTGTTCCTGAAACATTGCAAGAACatcaaatctttgatcatctttgATCACTGAAAGTTTTagagtttttttttcaatttttttacgaATTTACTGTTCACGACGGTGTAGGGGCACCCGGGTGCTGTTACACCTTTCTCCACTATACATATATAGGTACaagacggatacaaattcccgttCCTGAGTTAGCATGTCATGTTAATTTTGATGACTTGCCTGTCTAAATTAAGCCATCTATACACATAGTACATCTAAATACATCACAATGGAAACATATGTAACCCGTGACTAGCGCATAGCACCTTCAGGTGTAGTTAAGCAAATCTACTTTCTCAGACATTGTTTATTCATAAATGTATTTCCTTTCATATCAAACAAATCCTGCGACTAAAGTGTTGTGGCATCTGCTAGCAGCCCCGTCAAAGTGAGCCAGGCGAAGATCAGAATTCTCATGCAAGATCCTCCACTGTTATCACTGCTGCTTCTCCTAATGTCAAGCACCATAAAAGAAAGATTCAGACTCATATTGATGTTGCCAACCTGAGGAGGAGCCCAAGAAGCAACAAGTATGATGGCTTTAAGGTGAACCTTCAATCTGATAGCAGAATCCAGAAGTCCAAGGTAAAGAAGAGCTCCACTCCCTTGGCAACTATCGCTACCAAGAGTGAGGCCAAGGAAATCCCTCCCCCAACTCCTATCCTAATATTTCAACACATTGGCAGTGTGTTTTCTGCGATCAGGAGTGTATGGTATATCTGTTTCGGAGCACTCCACAAACAAGCTGTTGGCTAATTACCTAATATGGAGAATGGAGGAAGATGGAGATGGTCCTTCTACTGCCAAGTAACTTGCTAGTACTGTATTACTAGTATTTTGCTTATGGCATATCTTAAGACCTCGAATATTCTTGTGTTTGAATATTCATGGTTTAAATTTGGATGATAAAAATGTTACCCGTCGTAATCTTTGTATTTATTTACTACTAATACTAATTAGAGACTCGCTAGAAATTATCTCGTTAATAAGAAAACAAAGAGAAAAAAAATGGGACTCCCTAAAAATTCCCACATTAATaggaaaaaacaaaatagaaacCACTAATCTGGTGGGATTAAATTATAACAGTGTAGATTTATCTCTTTTTTGCGGGGAACAATGTAGGTTTATCTCTTTTTTTCGGGGAACAGTGTAGATTTATCGAAGATCAGTTTAGATTTATTGTAGGTCtttggaaattttttattttagGGATAATtcccctccgtccgggtttattgggtactccctccatttttatttactccgcatattagctttgataaagtcaaactttataaaagtttgaccaagtttgtagaaaacaATATGAACACTGAACAAATTTATATATGGTGAAAATATATGCAATGATGAATCCAACGATATATATTTTTTCTGGGAATCGTCTATCCCTGACTTTATTTCTCACTCCGTTGTAAATGATTTGGCTATAATTTGAGGAATAAAGtctcactacaccacaacactgatGTAAGGACAAAAAAACTGCCGGGAGAAAGCACTTTATAGGGCAGACAAACTGCCGGGACAAGTTTTCTCGCGGCAGATAGAACCGCCACAAGAACGTCTGCCGGGGATTGCTTCTCCCGGCAGATAATTTTTTTTCCGGCAGTTGCATTGCCGGTGCCCATCTATTTGCCGGCAGTCCACTTTCTCCAGGCAGATTGGTCAAGGCACGTGTAACATCAATTACCGGCAGTCTTGCTGCCTGCAGAAGCTCTTTTTCCCGGCAGTTCTTATGCCAGCACATAGATTTCACTTCCTTTTTTTTAGGCATCCCTTACGTAATATCCATTCATTCTGTTCAAACCATCAGTACATATCACACGATTTATACACACATTTCACTCAAAGTAACATGTCTCATCCATACACTTTAATCAGAGTAGCATGTAGCCCTCACCCAGAACCTTAAAGTTGATTCGATAAATTAACATAACGACCATATGTATAAGCTGGTCACGCCACAAAAGGTACAGCACATCGTGTTTCTAAATGTGTGCCACAAAAGGAGTACATATGTTTCTAGGGTGCCACACAAGCAAAATGAGCATATACTGGCTTAACAACCAGCAAAATGAGCAGAGCAAGTGTCATAATCTACGAACTTAATTATAGGTCTACCAAATCTTCACTAGCTTGAAGATCTTTCAAATCTCCCAACTCTTCAGCAGATTGAAGATCTTCCAAAGCTCCATGACTCTGTAGGGAAATCTGCAACAAATAGAAAACTCAAAATGGAGCTCTCGTTTCAGATTTTAAATTAGCACATTAAAGATTTTGACATGCTTCAGTTTGAAGTACACATACACAAATCTTCATGTGCAAATAAGCAAAACAAAAACCTGTACAATGAACTTGCAAAAGCTGCTTAGTCTAAAAATATACAACTTACTGGTGAAAGCTATGACTAGACCTGAGTTAAACATGTGTCTCTGGAGTTAATATAGTACTCTGAGTTCGAATCTTTTTTTGCACCAAGTTAAACTCGACAAATAGGCAAAACTCTATGCAGTACTATATTGAAGAAATAGTTAAAACTGTGTACAAATAGGCAAAACTCTATACTATAAACAGTACAGTAGTATACAAGTAGGCAAAACTCTGTACTACACATAGTACAGTACTACAAATATGCAAACCTCTGTACAAATAGGCAGGGCAGGCCGTTGGTTATTGGTTTCTCTGTATCATAGGAAAAAAGAAACTGATGAAATAACCATTGGTTACAGATTTCTCTGTCTATCTCATGCATCTTAGCTTGTTTTTAATAGCATTCATTGAAGAGAATACTCTCTAGCAGATTAGAAAGCCAAAACTGGTATGAGGATCAGTTTTATGCGCCAAAACATGTCTGAAATTCTGTACTGTATAGTAGAGTTTAACACTAAGTTCTAACTCCAATGCAATAATCTTTCATGTGCAAATAGGCAAAACATGCTCAGTTTGAATCTTTCCTTTTTTTCACTGAGATAAACATTTGTACAGAGTCTCCAGGAATGACATAAAAGATTTCAGCACAGTAGATACTCTATGAAATATTTTTATTTTGTAAAGTTCAGTACTGTACAGAGTCGAGGGCATGAAATTTCTTGGAAAcatacaaacaaaaaaacaaaatatgatTATGTCGCCTACCACTCTACCTCAACG
This genomic window contains:
- the LOC123162954 gene encoding ubiquitin-60S ribosomal protein L40, whose protein sequence is MKLFVETLAGKTITVKVDPSDTINVVKAKIQDQQRLTFGEKELEDRRTVADYSIQDESSLRLDLRYQRKRKQPSVMRGEQPKSAKKKRIEYQIFLKGLVDNTTALEVAYSDTVRRVKEMIRDRQGIPVDEQRLIYAGKQLEDGRTMDDYGIKKETTLHLLLRLRSCGPNNCPRVPIPRVPRQSEPGEDQNSHARSSTVITAASPNVKHHKRKIQTHIDVANLRRSPRSNKYDGFKVNLQSDSRIQKSKVKKSSTPLATIATKSEAKEIPPPTPILIFQHIGSVFSAIRSVWYICFGALHKQAVG